Proteins encoded together in one bacterium window:
- a CDS encoding glycosyltransferase family 4 protein, whose product MSDRPLNVLLVCRSFPAHRAGGMEWHAQDVLEGLIAAGHTVHILTTNLPDRAALKPLRTNGVLETVGGSGGGAYSKRFLLTLARRARQIAERESIDIIHAQGFAGVPLVFRARKMPPIVTTIHGTHWSETPLDRRVRHMRSPVERMRDIWRFKHRFALWPLWWRFLRKRPNLIVDSDFTARELRREVWQLNPAVVPLGMNLGRLRPRRTRLVFDPEKRFLVPDSGQEHPMLLFAISRLEEIKGLDVPLKALGRLGNKTGWHFAIGGDGPDRARLETIAARLGLQDRVTFLGRVPDADLADWLAAADLFLNPDRGQPAFGLTVAEALAAGTPVLASRVGAHPEVLRRGDGILAPPGNPAAWRRALEHLLARLPENERRRSARRERARERFHRDLMIRRLVGVYRDVLAG is encoded by the coding sequence ATGAGTGATCGGCCCCTCAACGTCCTGCTGGTCTGTCGCAGCTTTCCCGCGCACCGGGCCGGCGGCATGGAGTGGCACGCGCAGGATGTTCTGGAAGGTCTGATCGCGGCCGGGCATACGGTTCATATACTGACAACGAATCTTCCCGATCGGGCGGCGCTGAAGCCGTTGCGAACGAATGGCGTGCTGGAGACCGTAGGAGGCAGCGGCGGGGGAGCTTACAGCAAGCGGTTCCTGCTGACGCTGGCGCGGAGGGCTCGCCAGATCGCCGAACGCGAATCCATCGACATCATTCATGCGCAGGGCTTCGCCGGCGTCCCGTTGGTCTTTCGCGCGCGCAAGATGCCGCCGATTGTGACGACAATTCACGGAACGCACTGGAGCGAGACGCCGCTGGATCGTCGCGTGCGGCACATGCGATCGCCGGTGGAGCGCATGCGCGATATCTGGCGCTTCAAACATCGGTTCGCGTTGTGGCCGCTGTGGTGGCGATTTCTGCGCAAGCGTCCGAACCTGATCGTGGACAGCGATTTCACCGCGCGCGAGTTGCGGCGCGAGGTTTGGCAACTGAATCCGGCGGTTGTGCCGTTGGGGATGAACCTGGGGCGGCTGCGGCCGCGGCGGACGCGATTGGTGTTCGATCCGGAGAAGCGATTCCTGGTGCCGGACAGCGGACAGGAGCATCCGATGCTACTGTTCGCGATCAGTCGGTTGGAGGAAATCAAGGGGCTGGATGTGCCGCTGAAGGCGCTGGGGCGTTTGGGGAACAAGACGGGATGGCACTTCGCCATTGGCGGCGACGGGCCGGATCGCGCGCGGCTGGAGACGATCGCGGCGCGACTGGGGTTGCAGGATCGCGTGACGTTCCTGGGGCGCGTGCCGGATGCGGATCTGGCGGATTGGCTGGCGGCGGCAGATCTATTCCTGAACCCGGATCGCGGCCAGCCGGCGTTTGGCCTGACGGTGGCGGAGGCGCTCGCGGCGGGGACGCCGGTGTTGGCCAGTCGTGTCGGGGCGCACCCGGAGGTGCTGCGGCGCGGCGACGGGATTCTGGCGCCGCCGGGAAATCCCGCAGCGTGGCGGCGAGCGCTGGAGCATCTGCTGGCGCGTTTGCCAGAGAACGAACGCCGCCGATCGGCACGGCGCGAGCGGGCTCGGGAACGATTCCACCGCGACCTGATGATCCGGCGACTGGTTGGTGTGTATCGGGACGTGCTGGCGGGGTGA
- a CDS encoding integrin alpha, which yields MNVKNAFSFALAFAMWGSLIPAAAGAETLGSAEYQRATPDWVGESNVKDAHYGSTVSTAGDVNGDGYDDIIVGASNYANGQSQEGAVYFYHGSESGVYGTPDFVIEGNAALINLGYSVSTAGDVNGDGYDDVIMGAPLFTDDLYREGAAFVYYGSAGGLSSTPDWIMTGTQNTERFGTSVSCAGDVNGDGYDDVIIGANTYKNGEDYEGGAFVFHGSQTGLSNSPDWTGEGNQAACFFGNYVSNAGDVDGDGYDDVIVGANFYNNGETNEGRAFLFYGSASGLESTAGWTAEGNAEAAEFGHSVSTAGDVNNDGYDDVIVGAYGIDIADKNEGKAFVYYGSENGLSASPGWIGEGGISRAQFGFWVSTAGDFNADGFDDVIIGATQDYYDEENEGIAYIFYGSATGLSAVADWNAEGNQVGALFGYSVSIAGDVNGDGGSDVIIGAELYDNGESNEGAAFVFHGTPSGSTPLLDDILNALLGLVSSQMGYDLNGDGVVDAADLVRLVIQ from the coding sequence GTGAACGTTAAGAACGCTTTTTCCTTCGCGCTGGCATTTGCTATGTGGGGGAGTCTGATCCCGGCGGCTGCAGGTGCTGAGACGCTCGGCTCTGCAGAATACCAAAGGGCCACGCCGGACTGGGTTGGTGAGTCAAATGTCAAGGATGCCCATTATGGCAGTACCGTGTCGACGGCGGGAGATGTCAACGGCGACGGCTATGATGATATAATTGTTGGAGCCAGCAATTACGCCAATGGTCAATCCCAAGAGGGCGCCGTATATTTTTACCATGGGTCGGAGTCAGGGGTCTACGGTACGCCGGACTTTGTTATCGAGGGGAACGCGGCTTTGATAAATCTTGGTTATTCCGTCTCGACCGCCGGCGATGTGAATGGGGACGGATACGATGACGTCATCATGGGGGCTCCCTTGTTCACTGACGATCTCTATCGCGAGGGCGCTGCTTTTGTTTATTATGGTTCCGCTGGGGGTCTCAGTTCTACTCCCGACTGGATCATGACCGGCACGCAGAATACGGAGCGATTTGGCACTTCTGTCTCGTGCGCGGGCGATGTGAATGGCGACGGGTATGACGATGTGATCATCGGTGCCAACACTTACAAGAACGGCGAAGACTATGAAGGTGGAGCGTTCGTTTTTCACGGCTCTCAAACGGGTCTGAGCAATTCTCCAGACTGGACAGGAGAAGGCAACCAGGCGGCCTGCTTTTTCGGAAACTACGTTTCCAATGCCGGAGATGTGGACGGCGACGGGTATGATGACGTCATTGTGGGCGCGAACTTCTATAATAACGGGGAGACAAATGAGGGGAGAGCATTCTTGTTTTATGGATCGGCATCAGGCCTCGAATCGACCGCCGGCTGGACGGCGGAGGGAAATGCGGAAGCCGCAGAGTTCGGTCACTCGGTTTCCACGGCGGGGGATGTGAATAATGATGGCTACGACGATGTGATCGTTGGCGCCTACGGCATCGACATTGCCGACAAGAATGAAGGGAAGGCGTTTGTATACTATGGCTCTGAGAATGGGCTTTCGGCCTCTCCCGGCTGGATTGGAGAGGGGGGGATCTCTCGCGCACAGTTTGGCTTCTGGGTTTCGACAGCGGGGGATTTCAATGCGGATGGTTTCGATGACGTTATCATTGGTGCCACCCAGGACTATTACGATGAGGAGAACGAGGGCATCGCGTACATCTTCTATGGTTCGGCCACTGGGTTGTCGGCCGTCGCCGACTGGAATGCAGAGGGCAACCAGGTTGGTGCCCTGTTCGGTTACTCTGTATCAATCGCAGGCGATGTGAATGGCGATGGGGGCAGCGATGTGATTATCGGCGCGGAGTTGTACGACAATGGCGAATCCAACGAGGGCGCGGCTTTTGTGTTTCACGGAACTCCGTCCGGCTCTACTCCGCTGCTTGACGATATCTTGAACGCCCTCCTGGGGCTTGTCTCAAGCCAAATGGGATACGATCTGAACGGGGACGGAGTCGTCGATGCGGCCGATCTTGTTCGATTGGTGATTCAATAG
- a CDS encoding methyltransferase domain-containing protein, whose amino-acid sequence MSSPEARKLFEQALVLLDQGEVTQGVDTLEEAHRLDSQDVEVIGNLAWACIAIDRRKRSAELYEKLIELQPTNYEARYRLQFLKAEDAGFTEDSIRRLLDILEKSEVEADWLMLIELAAKKHGAGLAAQAAQRAAKLYPGNAQFAAKDIQYRSQARRERRKALAERLGARRVLKHLLGYRAVREMLLESSEGSQSQLELCMKDFYQMGSVQAVFPQTPPELRAEAFDDHWKDCKCDWFRWMQEQSGLSAPPSGRLLDVGAGPGFGGHHFLKWGYDVTALSGSDAELEECRRRGMETLKCDMHSIPIPSNSLKGILASHVLEHSIAPMVMLWEFRRLLEPGGLIYVNLPFPNDGEPREHFPSEWDEETDTYTFETDDRNNGKIPEITYYTYGFPPHIFVLTYWQWRWVFRQAGLEHVASAMDIPGKGIADPHEALANKPDGPLHWNQLFILRNP is encoded by the coding sequence ATGAGTTCCCCGGAAGCCCGAAAGCTGTTCGAACAGGCCCTTGTTCTCCTGGATCAGGGCGAGGTGACTCAAGGAGTCGACACCCTCGAAGAAGCCCATCGACTGGACTCGCAGGATGTCGAAGTCATCGGCAACCTGGCCTGGGCCTGCATCGCCATCGATCGCCGCAAGAGATCTGCGGAGCTCTATGAGAAGCTCATCGAACTGCAGCCGACAAACTACGAAGCGCGCTATCGCCTGCAATTCCTGAAAGCCGAAGATGCGGGGTTCACCGAGGATTCGATCAGGAGACTTCTGGATATCTTGGAGAAGAGCGAAGTCGAGGCGGACTGGCTCATGTTGATCGAGCTGGCAGCGAAGAAGCATGGAGCCGGACTGGCCGCCCAGGCTGCTCAGCGTGCGGCGAAGCTCTATCCGGGAAACGCGCAGTTCGCGGCAAAGGACATTCAGTATCGCTCACAGGCTCGACGGGAACGGCGCAAGGCCCTTGCGGAACGGCTTGGCGCCCGCCGCGTCCTCAAGCACCTGCTCGGCTACCGCGCCGTGCGAGAAATGCTCCTCGAGTCCTCCGAGGGAAGCCAATCCCAGCTCGAGCTCTGCATGAAGGACTTCTACCAGATGGGATCGGTTCAGGCCGTCTTCCCACAGACTCCGCCCGAACTTCGCGCAGAGGCCTTTGACGACCATTGGAAAGACTGCAAGTGCGACTGGTTCCGCTGGATGCAGGAGCAGTCCGGACTGAGCGCTCCCCCGTCTGGGAGACTCCTGGACGTGGGTGCCGGCCCCGGTTTTGGCGGACACCACTTCCTGAAGTGGGGATACGATGTAACAGCCCTCTCGGGCAGCGATGCAGAGCTGGAAGAATGTCGACGGCGCGGAATGGAAACCCTGAAGTGCGATATGCACTCCATCCCGATTCCGAGCAACTCCCTCAAGGGCATTCTTGCCAGCCACGTTCTCGAGCATTCCATCGCGCCGATGGTTATGCTCTGGGAGTTCCGTCGACTCCTGGAACCCGGCGGTCTCATTTATGTGAACCTTCCCTTCCCAAACGACGGCGAACCCCGAGAGCACTTCCCCTCCGAATGGGATGAGGAAACGGACACCTACACTTTCGAGACGGACGATCGGAACAACGGGAAGATCCCGGAGATCACCTACTACACCTACGGATTCCCGCCGCACATCTTCGTGCTGACGTATTGGCAGTGGCGCTGGGTCTTCCGCCAGGCCGGCCTCGAACACGTCGCCTCCGCCATGGACATCCCCGGCAAAGGAATCGCCGACCCGCACGAAGCCCTCGCCAACAAACCCGACGGCCCACTGCACTGGAACCAACTCTTCATCCTGCGCAATCCGTGA
- a CDS encoding phosphoglycerate kinase has translation MAKLSVADITVQDKRVLVRCDFNVPLDDNLNITDDARITAALPTIKELLEKGGRVILASHLGRPKGKVVPEMSLAPVAKRLGELLGFDVPLAPDCVGSEVEAMVSKLESGRALLLENVRFHKEEDEKKNKETKEFSKERWEFAKKLSGLAEVYVNDAFGTAHRDHVSTCGVTKFLDPCACGYLIQKELKYLKGALDEPKRPLVAILGGAKVSSKIGVIRALLNKVDVLFLGGGMTFTFFKAQGKEIGKSLFEEETAEIAKELLAEFESAKANVLLPVDVLVTDKFEAGANTKVVDIDGIPADMEGVDCGPKTVEMLNAELAKAGTIVWNGPVGVFEIEDFAKGTKAVAEKMAMLDSVTIIGGGDTAAAVKKYDLVEKMSHVSTGGGASLEFLEGKKLPGIEALDEA, from the coding sequence ATGGCAAAGCTGTCGGTTGCGGACATCACTGTCCAAGACAAACGCGTCCTGGTGCGGTGCGATTTCAATGTGCCCCTGGACGACAACCTGAACATCACCGACGACGCGCGCATCACCGCCGCGTTGCCCACGATCAAGGAACTGCTGGAGAAGGGCGGCCGGGTGATCCTGGCGTCTCACCTGGGTCGTCCGAAGGGCAAGGTTGTGCCCGAGATGAGCCTGGCGCCGGTGGCGAAGCGTCTCGGCGAGCTGCTGGGTTTCGATGTTCCGCTGGCGCCGGATTGCGTCGGCTCGGAGGTCGAGGCAATGGTCTCGAAGCTGGAGTCCGGCCGCGCGCTGTTGCTGGAGAACGTTCGCTTCCACAAGGAAGAGGACGAGAAGAAGAACAAGGAAACGAAGGAGTTCAGCAAGGAACGCTGGGAGTTTGCGAAGAAGCTGTCCGGCCTGGCTGAAGTCTACGTCAACGACGCGTTCGGCACGGCGCACCGCGATCACGTGTCGACGTGCGGCGTGACGAAGTTCCTGGATCCGTGCGCCTGCGGTTACCTGATCCAGAAGGAACTGAAGTACCTGAAGGGTGCACTGGATGAGCCGAAGCGCCCACTGGTCGCCATTCTGGGCGGCGCGAAGGTGTCGAGCAAGATCGGCGTGATCCGCGCGCTGCTGAACAAGGTCGACGTGCTGTTCCTTGGCGGCGGCATGACATTCACGTTCTTCAAGGCCCAGGGCAAGGAGATCGGGAAGTCGCTGTTTGAGGAAGAGACGGCGGAGATCGCGAAGGAGTTGCTGGCGGAGTTCGAGAGCGCGAAGGCCAACGTGCTGCTGCCGGTCGATGTGCTGGTGACGGACAAGTTCGAAGCCGGAGCCAACACGAAGGTCGTCGATATCGACGGCATTCCGGCGGACATGGAAGGCGTCGATTGCGGCCCGAAGACGGTCGAGATGCTGAACGCCGAACTGGCCAAGGCCGGCACGATCGTCTGGAACGGCCCGGTGGGCGTGTTCGAGATCGAGGATTTCGCCAAGGGCACGAAGGCCGTGGCGGAGAAGATGGCGATGCTGGATTCGGTGACGATCATCGGCGGTGGCGATACAGCCGCGGCGGTGAAGAAGTACGATCTGGTCGAGAAGATGAGCCACGTTTCGACCGGCGGCGGCGCGAGCCTCGAGTTCCTCGAAGGCAAGAAGCTGCCCGGCATCGAGGCGTTGGACGAAGCCTGA
- a CDS encoding type IV pilus twitching motility protein PilT has protein sequence MDVTEMLRFSVEQGASDLHIAVGRPPVMRVHGDLLNFDQPPLSSADTRRLIYGILTDIQKQKFEENKDLDFSLSVTNLARFRVNAHFQRGSVAAAFRTIPTQIRSFEELQLPRKILEVLCRRPNGLTLVTGPTGSGKSTTLAAMIDMINSERDCHIITVEDPIEYLHQHKKALIEQREVHEDTTSFADALKYVLRQDPDVILVGEMRDLETISAAITAAETGHLVFSTLHTVDVVQTVDRVIDVFPPHQQEQVRIMLAGVIEGILCQRLLHSARGGRTIALEILTGTDAIRNMIREGKSHQIPGFMEAGVKYGMQTMDRCLIELVRRHLITRDTALVNAKKPEEMRRQLSGGGASGAGQAPGAMEGRQRGMGGQNPYGSTGG, from the coding sequence CTGGACGTAACGGAAATGCTGCGATTCTCCGTCGAGCAGGGCGCGTCGGACTTGCACATTGCGGTGGGACGCCCGCCCGTCATGCGCGTACACGGCGATCTGTTGAACTTCGATCAGCCCCCCTTGTCGTCGGCCGACACCCGTCGGTTGATCTACGGCATCTTGACCGATATTCAGAAGCAGAAGTTCGAGGAGAACAAGGACTTGGACTTCTCGCTCAGCGTCACCAACCTGGCGCGCTTCCGTGTGAACGCACACTTCCAGCGCGGCTCCGTCGCCGCCGCTTTCCGAACCATTCCGACGCAGATCCGCAGCTTCGAAGAACTGCAGCTCCCCCGCAAAATCCTCGAAGTTCTCTGCCGTCGCCCGAACGGACTCACACTCGTCACCGGCCCCACCGGATCCGGCAAGTCCACAACGCTCGCCGCCATGATCGACATGATCAACTCCGAGCGCGACTGCCACATCATCACCGTCGAGGACCCGATCGAGTATCTCCATCAGCACAAGAAAGCCCTCATCGAACAGCGCGAAGTCCACGAGGACACCACCTCCTTCGCCGACGCCCTCAAATACGTTCTGCGCCAGGATCCGGACGTGATCCTCGTCGGTGAGATGCGCGACCTGGAAACCATCTCCGCGGCCATCACGGCGGCGGAAACCGGCCACCTCGTCTTCTCCACGCTCCACACCGTCGACGTCGTCCAGACCGTCGACCGCGTCATCGACGTGTTCCCGCCCCACCAGCAGGAACAGGTGCGCATCATGCTCGCCGGTGTTATCGAAGGCATTCTCTGCCAGCGCCTCCTCCACAGCGCCCGCGGCGGCCGAACGATCGCCCTCGAAATCCTGACCGGCACGGACGCCATTCGAAACATGATCCGTGAAGGCAAGTCGCACCAGATCCCGGGCTTCATGGAGGCCGGCGTGAAGTACGGCATGCAGACCATGGATCGCTGCCTGATCGAGCTTGTCCGCCGCCACCTGATCACGCGCGACACGGCCCTCGTGAATGCCAAGAAGCCGGAAGAAATGCGCCGCCAGCTCTCCGGCGGGGGCGCCTCGGGCGCAGGTCAGGCCCCCGGAGCCATGGAAGGCCGTCAGCGTGGCATGGGCGGCCAGAACCCCTACGGGAGCACGGGCGGCTGA
- a CDS encoding DUF2079 domain-containing protein produces the protein MVLQDNQPRLESDAGPSSLGYKLALAGLLLLAMAWFQWITVSMYYAHRLYLADVGLFNWMMSHTWQGEFLVNPLAPHVDGNYFGIHFQPVFMLVLPLYRLFDHPLTLVCFLTFFLVLAAWPLAELARLVLRSEALALGVAVLFLGNHFVASIHMANHSESLGFAPMFLAFLARERRKPVPFAIGIGLVLLLKEDYALYVVLYGLYLLTERDGWRWGVATIAAGIAGGMLASIVMKACGLEEYTRLGMVAASRYTEMGETPLQVLAYLFVHPISTIGRIAKPVLLLLVGSTGVICLLDWKRAGLGLLAAVPFLLTGDHIIARLDYYYSYAAVPFLFLATIGGARLLRENFAERRALIDRVLVVFFVVIALGTQFFPTRTDNLRHLPLKADPRFRMVGFVLEDLPVGATVGAQHQLFCRVPSDRRALPIRPWSIREIDYLLVDDMLRMSDVSPDEAEEVLRETGKYRWELVSEEMGIRLLKKEPMEPGSSPDPSRSPSDHPNL, from the coding sequence ATGGTTTTGCAGGACAATCAGCCACGGCTTGAGAGCGATGCGGGGCCATCATCCCTGGGCTACAAGCTCGCCCTGGCGGGGCTCCTGTTGCTGGCGATGGCGTGGTTCCAGTGGATCACCGTTTCGATGTATTACGCCCATCGGCTGTACCTGGCGGACGTCGGGCTGTTCAACTGGATGATGTCGCACACGTGGCAGGGGGAGTTCCTCGTCAATCCGTTGGCGCCGCATGTGGACGGGAACTACTTCGGGATCCACTTTCAGCCGGTCTTTATGCTCGTATTGCCATTGTACCGGCTCTTCGATCATCCGCTGACGCTCGTTTGTTTTCTGACGTTCTTTCTGGTGCTTGCGGCGTGGCCTCTGGCGGAACTGGCGCGCCTCGTTCTGCGTTCGGAGGCGCTTGCGTTGGGGGTGGCGGTGCTGTTCCTGGGGAATCACTTCGTGGCATCGATTCACATGGCGAATCACTCGGAGTCGCTCGGGTTCGCGCCGATGTTTCTGGCGTTTCTGGCGCGGGAGCGCCGGAAGCCAGTGCCGTTCGCGATCGGCATCGGGTTGGTCCTCCTTTTGAAGGAGGATTATGCGTTGTACGTCGTTCTGTATGGGTTGTATCTGCTGACGGAACGCGATGGCTGGCGGTGGGGTGTCGCGACAATTGCGGCAGGGATCGCCGGCGGCATGTTGGCGAGCATCGTGATGAAGGCTTGCGGCCTGGAGGAGTACACGCGCCTCGGTATGGTTGCGGCCAGTCGGTACACCGAGATGGGCGAGACGCCGCTGCAGGTGCTGGCGTATCTGTTCGTGCATCCGATCAGCACGATCGGTCGCATTGCGAAGCCTGTTTTGCTGTTGCTTGTGGGCTCGACGGGCGTGATCTGTTTGCTGGATTGGAAGCGCGCGGGCCTGGGGCTGTTGGCTGCCGTGCCGTTCTTGCTGACCGGGGATCACATCATCGCGCGGCTGGATTATTATTACAGCTATGCCGCCGTGCCGTTTCTGTTCCTTGCAACGATTGGCGGCGCGCGTTTGCTGCGCGAGAACTTCGCGGAACGGCGCGCGTTGATCGATCGTGTGCTGGTCGTCTTCTTCGTCGTGATTGCATTGGGGACACAGTTTTTCCCCACGCGCACGGACAATCTGCGGCACCTCCCGCTGAAGGCGGACCCGCGTTTTCGGATGGTCGGATTCGTTCTCGAAGACCTTCCCGTTGGCGCAACGGTCGGCGCGCAGCACCAGCTCTTCTGTCGCGTACCGTCGGATCGCCGCGCGTTGCCCATTCGCCCCTGGAGCATCAGGGAGATCGATTATCTGCTCGTCGATGACATGCTGCGAATGAGCGACGTTAGCCCGGATGAAGCCGAGGAGGTCCTGCGCGAAACGGGCAAGTATCGCTGGGAGCTCGTTTCCGAAGAGATGGGAATTCGATTGTTGAAGAAGGAGCCTATGGAACCTGGATCGTCTCCAGATCCTTCTCGATCACCTTCAGATCATCCGAATCTTTGA
- a CDS encoding aminotransferase class IV, translating into MPLSEGRVSVEDRGFQFADGIYEAIRCYDGVPLMLDEHLQRFENSARAILIEPPGTRDERAENIRSLVRESGFGDCLLYGQLTRGASPRKHTFPLAKDCPPTELWYVRELQAHAPEHYRDGVALLSHPDERWARCNIKSLALLPNVLAKERARRAGCFEALLYREDGTVTECGASNAYCVIDGVVRTHPLNNRILPGVTRLLVLQVAREEGVEVVEEAVTLDEFAAAPEAFISSTTMEIMPATRLDGKPIGNGQVGPVTRSLMGKVNDRARAMCAAAQLPG; encoded by the coding sequence ATGCCCCTGTCCGAAGGACGCGTTTCCGTCGAGGATCGGGGATTTCAGTTTGCCGATGGAATCTACGAGGCGATCCGTTGCTACGACGGCGTGCCGCTCATGCTCGACGAGCATCTGCAGCGCTTCGAGAACAGCGCCCGCGCGATTCTGATCGAACCCCCGGGGACGCGTGACGAGCGCGCCGAGAACATCCGATCGCTGGTCCGCGAAAGCGGCTTCGGCGACTGCCTGCTCTACGGCCAGCTCACCCGCGGCGCCTCTCCGCGCAAACACACCTTCCCGCTCGCGAAAGACTGCCCACCGACGGAACTCTGGTACGTGCGCGAACTCCAGGCGCATGCCCCCGAGCACTATCGCGACGGCGTCGCGCTGCTCTCTCACCCGGACGAGCGCTGGGCGCGCTGCAACATCAAGTCCCTCGCCCTGCTGCCGAATGTCCTGGCCAAAGAACGCGCCCGCCGCGCCGGCTGCTTCGAAGCCCTCCTCTACCGCGAAGACGGCACCGTCACCGAATGCGGGGCGTCCAACGCCTATTGCGTGATCGACGGCGTCGTCCGCACACATCCGCTGAACAACCGGATCCTGCCGGGCGTCACGCGCCTGCTCGTTCTCCAGGTGGCCCGCGAGGAAGGCGTCGAAGTCGTCGAGGAAGCCGTGACGCTCGACGAATTCGCCGCCGCGCCGGAGGCCTTCATCAGTTCCACCACGATGGAGATCATGCCTGCCACTCGGCTGGACGGGAAGCCCATCGGTAACGGCCAGGTCGGCCCCGTAACCCGCAGCCTGATGGGCAAAGTCAACGACCGCGCCCGCGCCATGTGCGCCGCCGCACAACTGCCCGGCTGA
- a CDS encoding ABC transporter permease yields MRRLPFDYAVRNLGRSPRRFLAILLGNALVVLLIIAAAAFIEGMRSSLSIRNDSRNVILLATGSEESIERSEIPATTPGILSASLPGIHSVAGVAFVSPEILSGLIFFENEGETEELRAVVRGITPEAFLIHERVEIVEGRAPQSGRNEIIAGRLAAEKLSLPASALAIGESLFFEGEPWTVVGHFQARGTVMDAELWTPLTDLQVATKRDGLSCVVIRLGDAEFADVDAFTKMRVDLELSAIAETEYYASLLRFYQPIQIMIWATAILIALAGILGGLNTLYSAFAARAREIGMLQSLGYPRRAIVLSLVQEAILAAAIAVFVAIAAAKVLLDGIAVSFSMGVFELTLNSTVLTAGATVGLFLGFLGALPPAWRCLRMPIPEALKSL; encoded by the coding sequence ATGAGACGACTTCCATTCGACTACGCCGTCCGCAATCTGGGCCGATCACCGAGACGCTTTCTGGCAATTCTGCTCGGTAATGCGCTCGTTGTTCTACTGATCATTGCGGCGGCAGCATTCATCGAAGGCATGCGATCGTCGCTGAGCATTCGCAACGACTCGCGCAACGTCATCCTGCTTGCCACGGGAAGCGAAGAGAGCATCGAACGGAGCGAAATCCCGGCAACAACCCCAGGTATTCTGAGCGCGAGTCTGCCGGGAATTCACTCGGTGGCCGGAGTTGCCTTTGTTTCGCCGGAGATTCTGTCGGGACTCATCTTCTTCGAGAACGAGGGTGAAACGGAAGAATTGCGCGCGGTTGTCCGAGGGATAACACCAGAAGCATTTCTGATCCACGAGCGAGTGGAGATCGTCGAGGGCCGCGCCCCACAATCGGGCCGGAATGAAATCATCGCCGGCAGGCTGGCAGCGGAGAAACTCAGTTTGCCGGCCTCGGCTTTGGCTATCGGCGAGTCCCTTTTCTTCGAAGGCGAACCATGGACTGTCGTGGGACACTTCCAAGCTCGAGGGACCGTGATGGATGCGGAGCTTTGGACCCCGTTGACGGACCTGCAGGTGGCCACCAAACGCGACGGCCTTTCCTGCGTCGTTATCCGTTTAGGTGACGCGGAGTTCGCCGACGTGGATGCCTTCACAAAGATGCGCGTGGACCTGGAACTGTCTGCCATCGCGGAGACAGAATACTATGCATCGCTGCTGCGCTTCTACCAACCGATTCAGATCATGATCTGGGCCACGGCAATCCTGATCGCCCTGGCCGGTATTCTCGGCGGACTGAACACTCTTTACAGTGCCTTTGCCGCCCGGGCTCGCGAGATCGGGATGCTGCAATCCCTCGGCTACCCACGCCGGGCCATCGTTTTGAGTCTCGTGCAGGAGGCCATTCTGGCCGCGGCCATTGCCGTCTTCGTCGCCATTGCGGCAGCCAAGGTCTTGCTCGATGGGATCGCCGTCTCCTTCTCCATGGGCGTGTTCGAACTGACCCTGAACAGCACTGTACTGACCGCCGGCGCCACCGTAGGGCTTTTCCTCGGCTTTCTCGGCGCATTGCCCCCTGCATGGCGGTGCCTGCGTATGCCAATTCCTGAAGCACTGAAGTCACTCTGA